The region GTTGCGAGGGCTCCTCGTTCAATTGGTTTTAATCCAACATCTTGGGGCGGATCGATGTTAGTGGCCGGGCTTGTTGATAGAAGTGTGCCGCTTGCAGGACCAGGGCATCGGCGTGGCGGGGGCCGACGATTTGAAGCCCGATTGGTAATCCTTGCGAGGTGAATCCGCATGGTACCGAAACGGCAGGTTGCCCGGTCATGTTGAACGGATAGGTATACGGGGTCCATGTCGGCCAACGATCTTGTTCCCATCCGGCAGGCACTTCCAGCCCGGCATCGAAGGCCGGAATCGGCAATGTCGGCGTCAGCAGCAAGTCGTACTTCTGATGGAAAAGACTCATCGTTTCGGTCAGTGCCGCGCGTTCGTTCGACGCTTCTAAAAATTCGAGCATCGACAACTTGCTGGCCCACTCGGCAACATGGATTAAATTCGGATCCATCTTCGCGCGGTCTTCGGGGCCGATATCTCGCAGGGCGTTGGCTGCGCCGCCGTAGAATAATCGGTTGAACGATTCGAGCGGATCGGAGAAGCCAGGATCGCACTCTTCCACGATCCCGCCTGCTTCCTCGAATGCGGCCCCAGTCGCGACCACTGCGGCATGCACGTCGGGATCGTTCTTCACGTAGCCAAGCGTGGGGCTCAACGCGATTCGCAATCCGCTTAAGTCGACATGCTCCAAGACATCGCGGAAGGAAACGGAACAGTTGGGCAGCGTCATGTCGCGCGGATCAGGCTCGGCCAAAACGTCCATCAGCAAAGCGGTGTCGGCGACGGTCCACGTCATCGGTCCCACGTGGGCCAGTGGATAAAACGCACTGGGAGGCCACATGGGGCAAACGCCGTGGGTAGGCTTATGTCCAACGATTCCGCAGAAGCCTGCCGGGATTCGAATCGACCCACCAGCGTCGGTCCCAAGTGCCAAGGGGCCCATGCCAAGGGGAACTGCTGCACCACTGCCGCCGCTGGACCCTCCGGAAACTTTGCTCGGATCCCAAGGGTTCGACGTGACGCCATCGAGCGGGTTATCGGTCACTCCTTTCCAGCCAAACTCTGGCGTGGTGGTTCGGCCGAGCGGAACAAATCCGTTACGGCGAAGTGCCGCAATCGCAGGAGCATCCACCGAAACCGGTTCAGGGGAAGTCAGTGTCGAACCTTTCCGGTTCGGCCACCCTTTGGTCATGAAGATATCTTTGACGGCGACAGGGACGCCATCGATCGGACCAAGCGGCGTGCCGAGTCGCCAACGCTCGGTCGAACGTTGGGCCGCCTCCATGGTGATTTCTTCGTTAAGAATGTTGTAGGCGTTGACTTTTTCGTTGTGCTGATGAATCCGCGCGAGGCATGCCTCGGCCGCTTCGGTGGGGGTAAGCTCGCCGGTGGCGAAAAACGTCGTCATTTCGCCTGCGGTCATATCGGCCACTTGAGTCGACTCGTGAGACATGCTCCGTTCCTTTTTTAAATGCTCATCAGCGTATTATGTCCGGTCGTAACTGTCGGTAAATTCATCGATGGCTATCTGACGAAGCCGCCCATAGCCACCTTGCGTTTGCCAAGCGTCATTCAAGAAGAACGAGCGGAACGCTTAGCGGGGGATGACGAGATCGTCCGCGCCGGTGGGCGACGCTTTGACAGGGGCACCTTCTCGCTCGATCAATTCCATAACGACCGCCGCGTTGCGAACGCGTTCGCGGATTTGGGCGTCGTGGTATTCGGGCGTGTTCCAAGGGGCGTAAATCTCTTCTTCCGACGGGCCAGGCTCGATCTTGAAGTAGCAAGGAGCACACAGCCGCGCGATTTCAGCTGCCTCATAGAAACGAACGAAGCCTCCCATGGCGTTGACCAGGCAGAGGTAAATGTCCATCGGAATGCTGATCGCGCTGCGGATGCTTGAAAGCATCGGTAACGTCAGGTCGGCCAGCGGATTGAAACTGTTGGCCCCCAGCTTTTCAGCCAATTGGGCCCCCGCCGGATTGGCGTGCCCGGCAAAGACCGACAGTTTGAAGATCGTTTCGCTAGGAATCACGTTCTTATCGCGTAGTCCACTGACGAGCGACAACAAACCTTCATCCGGGACAAGAAACCCGCGAAAACCTGCTTCCAGACAGCGATCGCAATCTTTCAGCCAGTGGCGGATACTATCGACACCACGAAGCCGCATGCCTGAGACAATCCCTTCGCTGGTCGAGATCTGCCGCCCGGTATCCCACCCGCGACGCGGGCCGAGGGTCATGATGACTTCAATCTTTTTGTATTTGCAAAGTGCGGCGAATTCGTTCAGTTCGCTTTGCGTAAGGAATGTCGCCCCACCGACGGTGGCAATGATGCGGTGAACAGGAACGTTCAGCTTTTCCGCTTCAGCGAGCATCGTTTCGAGGGCCGAAAGACGTTCGACCCCGGCGATTTCAATTCGAAAGTGTCCGCCATCTGGAAAAGAGTGTGCGGAAGTGGGGAGCGAATAGTTGTCTCTTGTGGTCAGTCCTTGTTCGACGAGGGCAGCTTCCAGTTTCTCGTTGTCGATTCCAGTCAATTGAATGCTCCCTTGGCTGACGAAAGAATGAAGTTGTCCGCCGTTTGCTAAGCATCGGCGACTGGGCAAGTCTCGCTACGACCGTTCCTACATGGAATAAAAGTGTGTAACGCATCGTATCGATTCTGTCGCAAGAGTCCAACCGCGAATAACTTTTTCTTTGGAACTACCTGATTGTTCTTGAAATGAAAACTTAATTTCGGGCAAGATGCTTTTGTCGCACCCCAACCACTCCGAGTGAAGCCAGACCGCGTTGTCCAACGAAGAGGAATTGGAACCTATGTCGAGCGAAATGTCTGAGAAGCTGATTTCTGGTCTCAAGATTCCTACGGCCGAAGATGCTTTTGAATGGAGCCCGCCGCTGAGGGCTTTGCCGGTTCCTGGGATTCGCCGGATGGTGAACCTTGCCGCTTCGATGAAGGATGTCATTCATCTTTCGATCGGACAGCCAGACTTCCCTTGTCCCAAGCATATCGTCGACGCATACATTCATGCGCTGCAGGAAGGAGAAACCGGCTACACCATGGATGCCGGTTTGCCGGAACTGCTGAAAGAGCTTTCCAGTTATTACTGCAAACGAACCGGACGAGAGATCACCGAAGACAACATCCTTGTCACGACCGGGGCAACGGAAGCGATGTACCTGGCCATTAGCGTCACGTCCGCGCCCGGTCGGCAGTTTCTGATTCCCGACCCTTGCTTCCCGCTGTATGCTCCGCTTGTTCGCATGCATGGGGGCGAAGTCAAACCGATCCCAACGCGAGCCGAGCATGGGCATCAACTCGATCCGCAAGACGTCATCAACGCAATCGGGCCACGGACGTTCGCGATTATCTTAAATTCGCCCAACAATCCGACCGGAGCGGTTTACCCGCAAGAGACGATCGAGGCGATCGTGCAGGAAGCAGCCTACCAGGGTATCAAAGTGATCAGCGACGAAGTGTACGATCACTTGTTGCTGGACGACTTAGACTACGCCAGCGTGCTGGGACATGCGTCGGACTTAGACCACGTGATGATCGCCAGTAGTTTCTCGAAGTCGTACTCGATGGCAGGCCTGCGAATCGGCTGGGTTATTTCCAGTCAGGGAACGATCAAGATGCTACGGCGTTACCACATGTTTACCACCACGGTAGCCAACACGCCGTCGCAGTGGGCAGGCGTTGCCGCGCTGCGGGGTGGCGAAGAGTGCATCGCCGACATGGTCAAAGAGTATCGCCGCAGGCGCGACCGCATCGTGCAGCTAGTGAGCGAATCACCTCACCTGACTGGTTATTGGCCGCAAGGGGGTTTCTTCATTTTCCCTTCGCTGCCGCCGCACACCAATGCGAGTAACGTGGCGCTGCGAATGCTGGAAGATATCGGCGTCTGTGTCGTACCAGGCGAAGCCTTCGGCGAGAGCTGTAACAATTCGTTGCGAATCAGTTATTCGACGTCGATGGAGAAAATCGAAGAGGCGTTCCAACGGATGATTCCGTGGCTGGCCAAGCAAGAGCTTTAAGCGTCGTCGAGCGGACGGAGATACTCCGGCGGAACGTGATCGGTAAGCCAAACATCGTTTTCGGTCACGAAGAACTCGTGCCCTGCCGCATGCATCCTTTGGGCGTCGACAGCCAAGACAACCGGTTTCCCATGGCGTTGTCCCACAGCAATCATCGTTTCGCGATTGGTCGAAAGATGAACGTGATGCCGTCGCCCTTTGATGAGTCCTTGCTCGAAGATCGATTCGAGAAAGCGTGTCGCGGTGCCATGAAACAAAAGCTCCGGCGGCGTCGCCACTTCGTACTGCAAGTCAACTTTGGCCGAATGCCCTTGTCGCGCTCGAATCTGCGAGCCATCTTCCGAGAACTCGAATCGCTGCTTGTCGTTGGTACGCACGACTTCGTCCAGCAGGTCTCGTGATACCGTTTTGCCATGCTGCGAGAGAGCGGCTAATAGTTCTTCGACAGTCACCCAGCCGCCAGGGCTTAGTGAAATTCCGATCGAGTCTGGCCGATGCCGTAAGACATAGCTCAGCCGCTTGCTGACCGATTTCCGTTTGTCAGCACTTAGGTTCATTGTTGCATTCCTTGTGTTTGTCGTTTCTTTTCGTTTTGTAATTGTTCGCGTAGCTCCATGAGCAGCTTGCCAAGCCAGTTTTGCCCGGTACCATCTTTTCCAACGCCCCAAAAGTAATCGCGAGCGGCTGCCTCGACGAGCGGTTCGTCGCCGGTGCTCAAAAGTAACTCTCGCAGTTCGGCATGCTCGGCGAACTTTGCTTGAAGCGCTTCGCGCATCACGTCGACTTTCACTTCTTCCCAGTCTTCGCGAATCTTCACTTTGCGGCTCCGGCCAAGACGAGCAGCGATCATCGGACTTTTCGTCTCGCGAATCTTTTCCCGATACGCTTCATCCTCGAACTTCATGACTTGGAAGTAATGCTCGCTGGTTCGATAAAACTGCCCGTCCACGTGAAAACCGAAAGCGGCAAAGTTCGAGAACTCACCATACTTCGCTTTGGTCGAATAAAATTCAATCGCCATCGTTAGCTCCTTTCTAAATCACGTTAATGCCTGCGGCCTGCATCGCTTCGATCGCCTTGTCGCAATCGCCCGGCGAAAGCTCGACACCGCGAATGCCTTCTCGATGGACGATCGTTTTGAAACCAAGCGAAACGGCATCGAGAGCGGTGAACTTCACACAGTAGTCTGTCGCCAGGCCGACCAAGTGGACTTCGTCGACACCCTTTTCCTTGAGGTATTGTTCCAGTCCAGTCGCGGTGCGATGGTCGTTATCGAAGAACCCGCTGTAGCTATCGATCTCACGATCGGTCCCTTTTGGTACAACATGATCGATGCCATGTTGGTTCAGCTCCGCGGCGAATTCGGCCCCCAGACTTCCTTGAACGCAATGATCCGGCCAAAGTACCTGGGGAATCCCGTTCAGCTCGATCATTTCTCCCACGCCATGTCCCTTGTGCTGACTGGCAAACGAACGATGATCGCCTGGATGCCAATCCTGCGTGGCAACCACCAACGGAAATTGCTCCATCAACGAATTCGCCACCGGAACGACAATATCTCCCTCAGCAACCGCCAACGCGCCCCCCGGCAAAAAGTCGTTCTGAATATCAATCAACAAAAGGGCTTTCATGACGCTCTCTCAAATCTCGAAGTGGAATCCCTGTCGCATCAGGCGGTCGTAGTTCTTTTGATCGAAGCGATATAGCTTGGCCGCGCGGTGGGCGACGTCTTTTTCGATTTCGTTGGTCTCTTGCACGATCTGCATGCTGAGCACCTTCTTGCGGAAGTTTCGTTTGTCGAGTTCGCGGTCGAGGATCACTTCGTACAAATGTTGCAGCTGGCGAAGCGTAAACTTCTCTGGCAACAGTTCGAATCCGATCGGTTGATAACGGACTTTACCACGCAGCCGCTGCTGGGCAGTTTCCAGAATCTGGGCGTGATCGAAGGCCAGTTCTGGTAGGTCATTCATTGAAAACCACGCCGCGTTCCGCGCATCGGTACTTGCCTGGACATCATGTCCGGCGAGGTTTACCAGTGCATAATAGGCGACCGTCACCACACGCTCGCGCGGATCGCG is a window of Bremerella sp. TYQ1 DNA encoding:
- a CDS encoding amidase, with product MSHESTQVADMTAGEMTTFFATGELTPTEAAEACLARIHQHNEKVNAYNILNEEITMEAAQRSTERWRLGTPLGPIDGVPVAVKDIFMTKGWPNRKGSTLTSPEPVSVDAPAIAALRRNGFVPLGRTTTPEFGWKGVTDNPLDGVTSNPWDPSKVSGGSSGGSGAAVPLGMGPLALGTDAGGSIRIPAGFCGIVGHKPTHGVCPMWPPSAFYPLAHVGPMTWTVADTALLMDVLAEPDPRDMTLPNCSVSFRDVLEHVDLSGLRIALSPTLGYVKNDPDVHAAVVATGAAFEEAGGIVEECDPGFSDPLESFNRLFYGGAANALRDIGPEDRAKMDPNLIHVAEWASKLSMLEFLEASNERAALTETMSLFHQKYDLLLTPTLPIPAFDAGLEVPAGWEQDRWPTWTPYTYPFNMTGQPAVSVPCGFTSQGLPIGLQIVGPRHADALVLQAAHFYQQARPLTSIRPKMLD
- a CDS encoding pyridoxal phosphate-dependent aminotransferase encodes the protein MSSEMSEKLISGLKIPTAEDAFEWSPPLRALPVPGIRRMVNLAASMKDVIHLSIGQPDFPCPKHIVDAYIHALQEGETGYTMDAGLPELLKELSSYYCKRTGREITEDNILVTTGATEAMYLAISVTSAPGRQFLIPDPCFPLYAPLVRMHGGEVKPIPTRAEHGHQLDPQDVINAIGPRTFAIILNSPNNPTGAVYPQETIEAIVQEAAYQGIKVISDEVYDHLLLDDLDYASVLGHASDLDHVMIASSFSKSYSMAGLRIGWVISSQGTIKMLRRYHMFTTTVANTPSQWAGVAALRGGEECIADMVKEYRRRRDRIVQLVSESPHLTGYWPQGGFFIFPSLPPHTNASNVALRMLEDIGVCVVPGEAFGESCNNSLRISYSTSMEKIEEAFQRMIPWLAKQEL
- a CDS encoding RNA 2'-phosphotransferase; the protein is MNLSADKRKSVSKRLSYVLRHRPDSIGISLSPGGWVTVEELLAALSQHGKTVSRDLLDEVVRTNDKQRFEFSEDGSQIRARQGHSAKVDLQYEVATPPELLFHGTATRFLESIFEQGLIKGRRHHVHLSTNRETMIAVGQRHGKPVVLAVDAQRMHAAGHEFFVTENDVWLTDHVPPEYLRPLDDA
- a CDS encoding NADAR family protein, which encodes MAIEFYSTKAKYGEFSNFAAFGFHVDGQFYRTSEHYFQVMKFEDEAYREKIRETKSPMIAARLGRSRKVKIREDWEEVKVDVMREALQAKFAEHAELRELLLSTGDEPLVEAAARDYFWGVGKDGTGQNWLGKLLMELREQLQNEKKRQTQGMQQ
- the pncA gene encoding bifunctional nicotinamidase/pyrazinamidase, with protein sequence MKALLLIDIQNDFLPGGALAVAEGDIVVPVANSLMEQFPLVVATQDWHPGDHRSFASQHKGHGVGEMIELNGIPQVLWPDHCVQGSLGAEFAAELNQHGIDHVVPKGTDREIDSYSGFFDNDHRTATGLEQYLKEKGVDEVHLVGLATDYCVKFTALDAVSLGFKTIVHREGIRGVELSPGDCDKAIEAMQAAGINVI
- a CDS encoding NUDIX domain-containing protein: MTSKKFQYEYPRAALTVDIVVFALDEEDLMVMLIERDLKPFQGQWALPGGFVHVDETLEKAARRELEEETGLKDIFLEQLYTFGQVDRDPRERVVTVAYYALVNLAGHDVQASTDARNAAWFSMNDLPELAFDHAQILETAQQRLRGKVRYQPIGFELLPEKFTLRQLQHLYEVILDRELDKRNFRKKVLSMQIVQETNEIEKDVAHRAAKLYRFDQKNYDRLMRQGFHFEI